Proteins found in one Gigantopelta aegis isolate Gae_Host chromosome 12, Gae_host_genome, whole genome shotgun sequence genomic segment:
- the LOC121386196 gene encoding zinc finger protein 726-like: protein MSLAAVTTTKGEVCSKFCRSKSKLEMHMRVHTGERPFKCGMCLKDFSSKSNIKTHMNIHTGVKQFGCDICKKSFDFSYRLKQHLLIHTGEKPFKCDMCTKCFRQSSGLKTHKMLHTGEKPFKCDMCTKCFTNGSSLKRHKMLHTGEKPFKCNVCTKCFAGKRTLKRHMFIHTGEKPFKCDMCTKCYTESSSLKSHKMLHTGEKPFKCDMCRKCFTQSSRLKYHKMLHTGEKPFKCNVCTNFFACKRTLKNHMFIHTGEKPFKCDMCPKCFTRTRDLKVHSMLHTGENTFKCDMCPKCFTTTAILKRHSMIHTGEKPFKCDMCTKCFTQIHILKTHEMLHTGEKPFKCDMCTKCFTQIHSLKIHKMLHTGEKPFKCDMCTKCFRQSSRLKSHKMLHTGERPFKCNVCTKCFTGKQTLKKHMFIHTGEKPFKCDVCTKCFTESFSLKTHKLLHNGKKPFKCDMCPKCFTTTAILKRHSMIHTGEKPFKCDMCTKCFRHSSCLKDHKMFHYGEKPFICGVCAKCFTNKKVIKRHILIHTGEKPFK from the coding sequence ATGTCATTAGCTGCTGTTACAACTACAAAAGGTGAAGTCTGCTCAAAGTTTTGTAGAAGTAAATCTAAATTAGAAATGCACATGCGCGTCCATACTGGAGAGAGACCGTTCAAATGCGGAATGTGTTTAAAGGATTTCTCTTCCAAAAGTAACATTAAAACACATATGAATATTCACACTGGTGTAAAACAATTTGGATGCGATATCTGTAAAAAATCCTTTGATTTCAGTTACAGGTTAAAGCAACAtttgttgattcatactggtgagaaacctttcaaatgtgatatgtgcacaaaatgttttagacaAAGTTCAGGTTTGAAAACTCACAAAATgcttcatactggtgagaaacctttcaaatgtgatatgtgcacaaaatgttttacaaatggTTCCAGTTTGAAAAGGCACAAAATgcttcatactggtgagaaacctttcaaatgtaatgtgtgcacaaaatgttttgcaggCAAAAGAACCTTAAAAAGACACATGTttattcatactggtgagaaacctttcaaatgtgatatgtgcacaaaatgttataCAGAAAGTTCCAGTTTGAAAAGTCACAAAATgcttcatactggtgagaaacctttcaaatgtgatatgtgcagaaaatgttttacacaaaGTTCCCGTttgaaatatcacaaaatgcttcatactggtgagaaaccttttAAATGTAATGTGTGCACAAATTTTTTTGCATGCAAAAGAACCTTAAAAAACCACATGTttattcatactggtgagaaacctttcaaatgtgatatgTGCCCCAAATGTTTTACAAGAACTAGAGACTTGAAAGTCCATAGTATgcttcatactggtgagaatacattcaaatgtgatatgtgccccaaatgttttacaacaaCTGCAATCTTGAAACGCCATAGTatgattcatactggtgaaaaacctttcaaatgtgatatgtgcacaaaatgttttacacagattcacattttaaaaactcatGAAATgcttcatactggtgagaaacctttcaaatgtgatatgtgcacaaaatgttttacacagatTCACAGtttaaaaattcataaaatgcttcatactggtgagaaacctttcaaatgtgatatgtgcacaaaatgttttagacaAAGTTCCCGTTTGAAATCTCACAAAATGCTTCATACTGGTGAGAGACCTTTTAAATGTAatgtgtgcacaaaatgttttacaggcAAACAAACCTTAAAAAAACACATGTttattcatactggtgagaaacctttcaaatgtgatgtgtgcacaaaatgttttacagaaAGTTTCAGTTTGAAAACTCACAAACTTCTTCATAACGGTAAAAAGCCATTCAAATGTGATATGTGCcccaaatgttttacaacaaCTGCAATCTTGAAACGCCATAGTatgattcatactggtgagaaacctttcaaatgtgatatgtgcacaaaatgttttagacaTAGTTCCTGTTTGAAAGatcataaaatgtttcattatggtgagaaacctttcatTTGTGGagtgtgtgcaaaatgttttacaaacaaaaaagtcATAAAACGCCATATattgattcatactggtgagaaaccaTTCAAATGA